From the Debaryomyces hansenii CBS767 chromosome F complete sequence genome, the window TATCCCTCAAAATTTTATGCAACAGCTGCAGCCTCAACAACCTCCACAAGGTCGACCACAATCTCAACAACAAATGCCATCTAATTTCAACCCGCAATCTGCTAACAATAACTATGCTAATATGAACATGGGTCAACAGCTGCAACCACAGCAGCTTTCCATGCAAGCAATATCTCCACAGCAAATTTTACAACAGATGAACGGTACGCCgtctaataataatacccAGTCTTTAAATGAACCTTCTAACATGGATTTCTTTTAATTAAAATCTATATGTATTTTACCATTTGTATAATTACTGACTTAATAGCAATACACGTTTTGTGATAATGACTACATTTTTCTTTCGTTAGACGTTAATATTAAAGTATTAAACTCTATAAACCAACTTTAAGTTGCAATACTAAATTAAGTAGCTCTAACACAcattaaatcattcatCCAttatatcttgaaattcttgGTTCACTATATCAGTATATCCTCcagataaatttgaaaagttagCTGCTGACAGGCTCCCAAACAATTTGGAAGTTGAATCAAACCCATGAAGTGGACCATTAAATTCCATGCTACTTGGTTGACCATTGCCTTTATTAGCTAAGTCGCTGTTCAGTTGATTACTTGTATTTGGTACATTTAACCAAACAGCCTCATTAGTGATTTCATTCCATAATTGTTGTTCCTCATCCAAATACGTTAAACCTTCAATACCAGCTAAATCTGagttattatatatatcacCTGTGCCACCCATACCCGATGGCATCTGTAAATTAATGCCTAGTGTATCATCTGATGATGCCGTAGCCATAgaatttgtttgatttgCCACATTCGCTGGAAGTGAGCTTGTAAATTGTAGGAAATCGAAATCTGAATTATTCGCCTTTGATTCTAGGTTCACCTCGCTGCCTAATTTTAAGTTCTCTTGACCCAAGTCCGCAGGCGTGGCTGTCATGTCACCAACGTTCCTAAATCCCTTTACTGTCTCAAATGTATCACCAGAAGGCATATTACTTGGCATATTAGAGTCCATTGAGGTTTCATTATAAAGGTCATCAATGTCATGCTTGGCCAATAAATCAGACATAACACCATTAAAATCTAAAACACTAattaacttcaataattgagCTCTCCTTAAGGCAGCTGGATAATTCCCTAAATCTTTCATTCTTGTGAATATTATAAGGGCATGGTCTAAATGTTCCTTCGTCGCATCGTGAACACCAAAAGAtgcattaaataaaatcaatgtAGAGGCAGAAGTAAACAAGTATTCTCTGTCCATCCATCCAAACAATGCAACCATATTTTCAGGTAATAGTGACCATATGCATTTAACTGTACTTATTGATGCTTGGAATGAACTATTCAACAAGCTTAGAACATTTTTTGAATACTTAGTCAAATCAACGTACTTGCTGCTATTATTCTGGAATTGGAGTtctttcaacttcttcgtAGCAAAATGAAACAATAGTGGACGAACAGCAAGATTCATACCTTGGAAATATTCTGTCATGAGGTTAACTACGAGTCTGGAAACATGCATATTATCGGCTGAGAAGTCCACTTTCAAGAAATCGGGAAGCGAATTCTTCCAGCTTAATAATTTATGCACTAAATCGGACACAACTGGCAAAATGTTAACAGTTGGTTGTTTAGTATATAATGCGGATAAAATTATAGCATTAATTTGAGTAATTGTTACACAGTTCTTGATGTATTCATTTGGTGGAAATATGTAATATCCTCTAACATCATTCTCATCCTTCGGGAAATCATCTAGACGCATATCAAAGTCTGATGGTAGTTCAGTGGATACACTGGCATCGGCGAAACTAAGTGGCAATCCAGCTTTTGATGAAAGCATTCTTTCATACATATATACGGTCCAccatattcttcttctatgTTCCAACTCAAACCTGTTTAAATTTTCCTTGTCAGCATCAACATGCCACCCTAAAATTAAAGCCGCCCTCAATGCCATACCgaaatagaaatatgaCGAAACAGTGCAATCTGCTacttgtaaataaaatgCGTACAATAGCATCGCTTCTACACCTCCATCTTTCCTCACATTGTCAATCGCTCCAGATGCAAACAAGCCAGTGAATAATTCAGAAGCCTGATGAAAGAATTTAGAACCAGGCAACGAATTAGTCTTCGTATCTGCTTTCACTTCATCGCTCTCACTGTCCTTCCTTTTATTTCTAGGCctctttattatattactTGCAGTCTGTTCTTTATGTGTCTTTATATGAGTGTCTGACTCGGTACCCAAATACATTTCACCAGTCgcaaaaattaataatacttTGCAGAACCATATGGTTTCAAGAATAGTATCCTCTTCATCGATTTTCTTAGCTTCATTCTCATCCAATGGGAAAGTGCTCGCATGAGAAAGGtttctcttcattatcatcttaTTTTCAGCAGTCTTTCCTGAGTATAGGTTCATCAAGTATCTCTTCACCAACCcttcattaaaaaaataGAAACAGCCATCATTATAGTTAACAAATGTATCCACCAATAACATGGCATATGAATATGAAGGTAATGTCAAATCAATCGATAAGCCCGGACGAGTATTAGTTTTTGCTAGAATGATCTTATAGGCGTTGCcttctttttcaagaatCTCCGTTCGCCTTTTATTAGTCCGGTGGCCATTATCAGACGCAACACTCGGCGTATCCAAGGTTCCTCCTCCTGgagaattattcaatggAGTGTCACTGGGCTCGTCAAACAATGTTGGTGTTACATTAGACGGAATCATATTCTGAATTTCCAACCCAAATAACGtcattgaagaagaacCAACATACACCTTCTCGCCTGTTCTAGACTCTATTATACGCCCATGTTTATCGAGTGTTGGCTGTATTACTTCATTGCTGAAC encodes:
- a CDS encoding DEHA2F25322p (similar to uniprot|P25502 Saccharomyces cerevisiae YKL015W PUT3 Positive regulator of PUT (proline utilization) genes) — encoded protein: MNGQGLDSDAEDMKESRISLETSDSRNPESQAAESNKTSSFGQMKPKRTSVACIRCRTRHIRCPGGDPCKKCLLAKSKCEYVEADKKIVVSMKYLSKLHDDIARLKKDNAMLRNNLKEEEIRSTKNGQDIPSTPYQANLYQSHSPQPLATFDDPNNSATIPTSQYSSFSNEVIQPTLDKHGRIIESRTGEKVYVGSSSMTLFGLEIQNMIPSNVTPTLFDEPSDTPLNNSPGGGTLDTPSVASDNGHRTNKRRTEILEKEGNAYKIILAKTNTRPGLSIDLTLPSYSYAMLLVDTFVNYNDGCFYFFNEGLVKRYLMNLYSGKTAENKMIMKRNLSHASTFPLDENEAKKIDEEDTILETIWFCKVLLIFATGEMYLGTESDTHIKTHKEQTASNIIKRPRNKRKDSESDEVKADTKTNSLPGSKFFHQASELFTGLFASGAIDNVRKDGGVEAMLLYAFYLQVADCTVSSYFYFGMALRAALILGWHVDADKENLNRFELEHRRRIWWTVYMYERMLSSKAGLPLSFADASVSTELPSDFDMRLDDFPKDENDVRGYYIFPPNEYIKNCVTITQINAIILSALYTKQPTVNILPVVSDLVHKLLSWKNSLPDFLKVDFSADNMHVSRLVVNLMTEYFQGMNLAVRPLLFHFATKKLKELQFQNNSSKYVDLTKYSKNVLSLLNSSFQASISTVKCIWSLLPENMVALFGWMDREYLFTSASTLILFNASFGVHDATKEHLDHALIIFTRMKDLGNYPAALRRAQLLKLISVLDFNGVMSDLLAKHDIDDLYNETSMDSNMPSNMPSGDTFETVKGFRNVGDMTATPADLGQENLKLGSEVNLESKANNSDFDFLQFTSSLPANVANQTNSMATASSDDTLGINLQMPSGMGGTGDIYNNSDLAGIEGLTYLDEEQQLWNEITNEAVWLNVPNTSNQSNSDLANKGNGQPSSMEFNGPLHGFDSTSKLFGSSSAANFSNLSGGYTDIVNQEFQDIMDE